A genomic stretch from Acidimicrobiia bacterium includes:
- the carB gene encoding carbamoyl-phosphate synthase large subunit, whose translation SDHQLAYLWGRDEDFVRELRHEFGVRPTYKTVDTCAAEFEAHTPYMYSTYEEEDEVPPADKPRVVVLGSGPNRIGQGIEFDYCCVHAAFALRDAGFETVMVNCNPETVSTDYDTSDRLYFEPLTVEDVLAIVDAEQPEAVIVQLGGQTPLNLASSLAARGVPIAGTSPASIEQAEDREQFSALCKKLGIRQPPHGIARSATEAGEVVDQIGLPVLVRPSYVLGGRAMKVVYSYEELSEYLAAMYQTNEIGDGAASSGAGFDLSEAPLLIDRFLEAATEVDLDAVYDGHELLVGGIMEHVESAGVHSGDSACVTPPPTLSDGAIATILQYTEDLANGLNVRGLINIQFAVKSDDVFLLEANPRGSRTVPFISKASGVPLAKVATRVMMGSRIEDLRAEGLIPFESARPEFFAVKEAVLPWDRFPDEDIILGPEMRATGEVMGIAESAGLAYGKALLAAGMKLPQSGNVFLSLADRDKAIGLAAAQAYTMRGFTLYCTPGTSRYLNHHGVPNEVVDKVGESENDTLALIEGRKVQLVINTPRGSRARTDGWKMRIAAQHAGIPCVTTVQGALAAARSLQEGPDALLRVRSLQDWHR comes from the coding sequence CTCAGATCACCAGTTGGCGTATCTGTGGGGTCGTGACGAGGACTTCGTGCGGGAGCTTCGTCATGAGTTCGGAGTCCGACCCACGTACAAGACGGTTGATACGTGCGCAGCGGAGTTCGAAGCCCACACCCCGTATATGTACTCGACCTACGAGGAAGAAGATGAGGTTCCGCCGGCGGACAAGCCCCGGGTCGTGGTGCTTGGATCTGGGCCGAATCGGATCGGCCAAGGCATCGAGTTCGATTACTGCTGTGTTCACGCGGCATTTGCGCTCCGGGATGCCGGCTTTGAAACGGTCATGGTGAACTGCAATCCCGAGACGGTTTCGACGGACTACGACACATCTGATCGTCTCTATTTCGAACCGTTGACCGTCGAAGACGTCCTGGCGATCGTCGACGCCGAGCAACCGGAGGCGGTCATCGTCCAGTTGGGAGGCCAGACACCCCTCAACCTGGCCAGTTCTCTGGCCGCTCGTGGTGTCCCGATTGCGGGGACATCTCCCGCCTCGATCGAGCAAGCCGAGGACCGGGAGCAGTTTTCGGCGCTCTGCAAGAAGCTAGGCATACGTCAGCCGCCGCACGGGATTGCCCGATCGGCGACGGAAGCGGGCGAAGTCGTCGACCAGATCGGGTTGCCGGTTCTGGTCCGTCCCTCGTATGTGCTTGGCGGGCGGGCCATGAAGGTCGTCTACTCCTACGAGGAGTTATCCGAGTATTTGGCGGCGATGTACCAGACAAATGAGATCGGGGACGGCGCCGCCAGCAGCGGAGCCGGCTTTGACCTGTCAGAGGCACCCCTCCTGATCGACCGTTTCCTTGAGGCAGCCACTGAGGTTGATCTTGACGCCGTGTACGACGGACATGAACTCCTCGTCGGTGGAATCATGGAACACGTTGAGTCGGCTGGCGTGCACTCGGGAGACTCGGCGTGCGTCACGCCGCCGCCGACGTTGTCGGATGGAGCGATCGCCACCATCCTGCAGTACACCGAAGATCTTGCCAACGGCCTGAATGTGCGGGGTCTCATCAATATTCAATTCGCCGTGAAATCAGACGACGTGTTCCTCCTCGAGGCCAACCCGCGCGGTTCACGAACCGTTCCGTTCATCTCCAAGGCATCGGGGGTTCCGCTCGCCAAAGTTGCCACGCGGGTGATGATGGGATCGAGGATCGAAGACCTGCGAGCGGAGGGCCTTATACCGTTTGAGAGTGCCCGGCCGGAATTCTTTGCCGTCAAGGAAGCAGTGTTGCCATGGGATCGCTTCCCCGACGAAGACATCATTCTCGGTCCAGAAATGCGCGCTACCGGGGAGGTGATGGGGATCGCCGAGTCGGCCGGCCTGGCCTATGGGAAAGCTCTGTTGGCGGCCGGGATGAAACTGCCCCAATCGGGCAATGTGTTCCTGTCGCTGGCCGATCGTGACAAAGCGATCGGGCTGGCGGCTGCTCAGGCCTACACGATGCGCGGCTTTACGCTGTATTGCACGCCCGGTACAAGTCGCTATCTAAACCATCACGGGGTGCCGAATGAGGTCGTCGACAAGGTAGGGGAGTCGGAGAACGACACCCTGGCACTCATTGAGGGTCGAAAAGTCCAATTGGTCATCAATACGCCTCGGGGCAGTCGGGCCCGCACTGACGGCTGGAAGATGCGCATTGCCGCCCAGCATGCCGGGATTCCGTGCGTGACGACCGTCCAGGGAGCTTTGGCGGCTGCTCGGTCGCTCCAGGAGGGCCCAGATGCCCTGCTGCGGGTTCGTAGCCTTCAGGACTGGCACCGGTGA